The genomic interval TTGTCCCCTCAGGGGAGTGGGTAGCTCAGGAGGGAGATCTGTGTTTTCTTGTCTCCTTCAGGGATATGGTCTTCAAGATACAGGAGCTATTTCACCCTGGCAAGGATAGAGCCCTTAGGCGGGTCATGATAGTGGGAGGGGGCAAGTTGGGGGTCCATCTCGCCCAAAGACTGATAAAAAGCTACCGTTCCATAGAGGTAAAAATTATAGATCGAAACAGGGAGAAATGCATCCGATTGGCGGAGGAGCTACCTAAGGTAACCGTACTGTGGGGAGACGGCACCGACGAAAAACTTCTAAAACACGAGGGCATTCAGGACGTAGATGGCTTCGTAGCCACTACCGATAACGATGAACTAAACATGATTTTGGCCATCTTAGCGGACAGAATGAACGCCAGAAAGACGGTGGCGGTGGTCAGAAAGGAGCTTTACTCCAGACTTGCGGAGGATCTTCCAATCGACTCTGTGGTAAACCCCAACGACTCCCTGGCCTCGGTTATCCTCAGACACGTCAGGTATCCCGAGAGCGCAGGGACACTTTCCATGATAGACCGCATAGGGGCGGAGATGCTGGAGGTGACCGTACCCAAAGACAGTCCGGTGGGGGGAAAAGAGCTTAAAGACATCGACCTTCCTAAGGGTATTATCTTCGCCATGGTCAAAAGAGGGGATTCTATAATAGTTCCCGATGGATATCTTGTTATAACCGAGGGAGATATTATCTCTGTCTTTGCCACAGGAGACCTGCTCCCTAAGGCCATCAAAATACTGGGGGTTTCCCAGTGAGGCTAAGGCTGGTCCTGAGGGTTTTAGGGCTTCTGGTTGGCATAGTTTCCCTGTCAATGATATGGCCTCTATACTGGAGCCTATCCGACGGCACCGCCGATTGGGGGGCTTTCGTGGTCTCCATTCTGGCGGGGCTGTCCATAGGCGCGGCGATGTTCGCCTTAGGTAAAGGAGAGGACTACCAGGAGCTAGGTATAAGGGAGGCCTTTGCGGTGGTCAGCCTTTCCTGGGTGGTGGCCTCGGCGGTAGGGGCTCTGCCATTTTACCTCTCACAATCGGTTCCGACCTATACGGACGGTTTTTTCGAGGCTATGTCGGGCTTTTCAACCACCGGTGCGTCTATACTGACGGACATAGAATCCAATCCTAGAGGAATTCTCTTCTGGCGAAGCCTCACCCACTGGCTTGGAGGAATGGGCATAATAGTCCTCAGCCTGGCTATCCTGCCCTTTATAGGGGTCGGTGGTATGCAGCTTTTCAAGGCGGAGGTGCCAGGGCCGACACCGGAAAAACTCACCCCTAGGGTTCAGCAGACCGCGGTCCTCCTGTGGGCGGTATACGTCCTCCTCTCCGCTTTGGAGGTCGGGGCTTTGGCCCTCGGTGGCATGAATATGTTTGAATCACTTACCCATACCTTCGGCACTATGGCCACAGGGGGATTTTCCCCTCTGAACGGAAGCATCGGCCAGTACGACAGCGCCTATTTTGACTGGGTTATCACACTTTTTATGTTTCTCGCAGGGGCTAATTTTGCCCTCCATTACATGGTTCTTCGGGGGAAATGGGGAAGCTGGTGGAACGACGAGGAGTTCCGTTTTTACCTGAAGGTCGTCCTTTTCTCCACCTTTTCCGTCGCCCTTTCGCTCTATCTTTCAGGTCAGGTCTCCACATTTGAGAGATCTCTTAGGGACGGAGCTTTCCAGGTGGTCAGTATTTTGACCACCACCGGCTACGCCACCGCAGACTTCGATCGATGGCCTTTCTACGGAAAGATGGTCCTCTTTTTGTTGATGTTTTTAGGGGGCTGTGCGGGTTCTACCGGAGGAGGCATAAAGAACGTAAGGATAATGGTTTTGATAAAAAGGGTCGGTATGGAGATATCCCATCTCCTTCATCCCCAGCAGATAATCAGACTTCGTTTAAACGGTAGGGTGCTTAAAGAGGATGTCCTGGCGTCGGTGACCGCCTTCTTCATCATATACGTCCTTCTTTTTGCCGGTTTTTCCCTAGCAATGGCGGCCACAGGGCTCGATCTTATAGAGGCGTTCTCCAGCGTCGCAGCCACCTTGGGAAACATAGGCCCTGGGTTTGGACAGATAGGGCCTACGGGAAACTACTCCGCTATCTCTATCACAGGAAAATGGATTCTCTCCCTGTGTATGCTTCTCGGTCGCCTCGAGATATTCACCGTAGTCATGCTGTTTGTTCCTGGAACCTGGCGACAGTAACAAAACGGTCTTCGTCCACCTTAGGTGAACGAAGACCGTTTTGTTTCACGTGAAACAATTCTACAGGCTGTTGAAGCTCAGGTCGGAGACCGATCTAGCTGTCCCTACGCAGCCGTTTACCCTGGCCCTCTCGAGCCACATCGACGCGGTTCTCTCGTCTCCCATTCTGGAGTACAGAGAGGCCAGGCTCAGTTGGGCGGAGGGATTGCCCTGTTTCGCCGAAAGGGTGAGCCACTTAAGGGCCTCAGATTCGTCCCTTCCTACAAGGTATCCTGCGCTATAGGCCTCCCCTAATACCCTCTGAGCGTCGGAGTTGCCCGACTGGGCCAGCTCCTGTACCGACGTGAACTCTCTTG from Dethiosulfovibrio salsuginis carries:
- a CDS encoding TrkH family potassium uptake protein; translated protein: MRLRLVLRVLGLLVGIVSLSMIWPLYWSLSDGTADWGAFVVSILAGLSIGAAMFALGKGEDYQELGIREAFAVVSLSWVVASAVGALPFYLSQSVPTYTDGFFEAMSGFSTTGASILTDIESNPRGILFWRSLTHWLGGMGIIVLSLAILPFIGVGGMQLFKAEVPGPTPEKLTPRVQQTAVLLWAVYVLLSALEVGALALGGMNMFESLTHTFGTMATGGFSPLNGSIGQYDSAYFDWVITLFMFLAGANFALHYMVLRGKWGSWWNDEEFRFYLKVVLFSTFSVALSLYLSGQVSTFERSLRDGAFQVVSILTTTGYATADFDRWPFYGKMVLFLLMFLGGCAGSTGGGIKNVRIMVLIKRVGMEISHLLHPQQIIRLRLNGRVLKEDVLASVTAFFIIYVLLFAGFSLAMAATGLDLIEAFSSVAATLGNIGPGFGQIGPTGNYSAISITGKWILSLCMLLGRLEIFTVVMLFVPGTWRQ
- the trkA gene encoding Trk system potassium transporter TrkA, whose protein sequence is MKVVIVGAGNVGYTIARSLSLEGQDIVVVEKNQEVAAKLEDELDVAVVVGNGARPPVLERAGISEGCDVDFLIACTDHDEVNIMACWVAKKCGVKRAISRARGMEYTDTPQWASFLGIDVMNSPERSVARDIEDLLEVNAAVHATELFDGRAGSYAFRVETTSPILGKSLIQVGKENPDLSSVMVYVERGGKGIVPSGEWVAQEGDLCFLVSFRDMVFKIQELFHPGKDRALRRVMIVGGGKLGVHLAQRLIKSYRSIEVKIIDRNREKCIRLAEELPKVTVLWGDGTDEKLLKHEGIQDVDGFVATTDNDELNMILAILADRMNARKTVAVVRKELYSRLAEDLPIDSVVNPNDSLASVILRHVRYPESAGTLSMIDRIGAEMLEVTVPKDSPVGGKELKDIDLPKGIIFAMVKRGDSIIVPDGYLVITEGDIISVFATGDLLPKAIKILGVSQ
- a CDS encoding tetratricopeptide repeat protein, with the protein product MRFSKIAALLAVIIGVCYGAQGLVDVADSREFTSVQELAQSGNSDAQRVLGEAYSAGYLVGRDESEALKWLTLSAKQGNPSAQLSLASLYSRMGDERTASMWLERARVNGCVGTARSVSDLSFNSL